A single region of the Pirellulales bacterium genome encodes:
- a CDS encoding HAD hydrolase family protein: MGKPFEIELEALPSTYAWAISQPVDQLCRAVERLVAHPMLAVGSGGSFSVCHFAAHLHGVFAGQPAIPSTPLQAVSHRTPIANMGILIPTAGGNNPDVVASVRLLSEQEPQSMLILCGNAGSKVASQAMRYKTLDFISYDLPTGKDGFLATNSLLAFSVLLSRAYLEVSGQSSILPKEYRSLLTNRRIDPYELAAQRRYEDLLGKQTLLVLHGSTTIAAAVDIESKFTEAALGHVKICDFRQFAHGRHHWLAKRSGDTAILSLETPHDKTIADQTLELLPKSVPTTRLSFVHDGWLADLAGLCEGFYLTGVAGRQQGIDPGRPGVPSFGRKLYHANAFRARHPSKMPAWKARAIERKASERVERLAKENRLTFWAKALDTVIDRIHEAQFCGIVLDYDGTLCSEDERFKPLPEEMADALTSLLESGARLGFATGRGKSVTKRLCEALPKKHWPEVTVGYYNGGQILTLDKCDSLDGNDHVAEELSLISKAINSDRLLSRGNITLRYRQITLSNPRGMSLDALTEHVEALVHRVAGNGLRVMRSGHSVDVVPDSVSKVAVVERLLEQSPSGASDAVLRIGDRGRWPGNDAQLLASPYGLSVHQVSSDAYSCWNIAPPGQRGWQATLWYLRHLKVSKRGTRFRLPTFKED, from the coding sequence TTGGGAAAGCCGTTCGAGATTGAGTTAGAAGCATTGCCGTCCACTTACGCGTGGGCGATTTCGCAGCCCGTCGACCAGTTGTGTCGAGCGGTTGAGCGGCTTGTCGCGCACCCGATGCTCGCCGTTGGCTCTGGCGGCTCTTTCAGCGTTTGCCATTTTGCAGCACACCTTCACGGAGTTTTCGCCGGTCAACCTGCCATACCTTCAACACCGCTTCAAGCGGTGAGTCATCGCACCCCGATTGCGAATATGGGCATCTTGATCCCGACCGCCGGCGGGAACAATCCTGACGTTGTAGCTTCAGTGCGGTTACTTTCCGAGCAGGAGCCACAGTCCATGCTCATCCTCTGCGGCAACGCAGGTTCGAAAGTTGCATCGCAAGCAATGCGATACAAGACACTTGATTTCATCAGCTATGACTTACCAACTGGAAAGGACGGGTTCCTGGCTACGAATTCTCTGCTTGCGTTTAGTGTCCTGCTGTCAAGAGCCTATTTGGAAGTTTCCGGTCAATCTAGTATTCTTCCCAAAGAATATCGCAGCCTTCTTACCAACCGGCGAATCGACCCATATGAGTTGGCAGCTCAGCGACGGTACGAAGACCTTCTCGGCAAGCAAACTCTCCTGGTGCTTCACGGTTCGACGACGATAGCAGCAGCTGTCGATATTGAATCGAAGTTCACCGAAGCAGCGCTAGGGCATGTAAAGATCTGTGATTTTCGCCAGTTTGCGCACGGACGGCATCACTGGTTGGCAAAGAGGAGTGGCGACACCGCGATTCTTTCATTGGAAACGCCTCACGACAAAACCATTGCCGATCAAACCCTTGAACTGCTACCGAAGTCTGTGCCAACTACGAGGCTCAGCTTTGTCCATGACGGTTGGCTTGCCGACCTCGCAGGACTCTGCGAGGGGTTCTACCTGACCGGCGTCGCAGGGAGACAGCAAGGGATTGATCCAGGACGCCCAGGCGTGCCCTCCTTTGGTAGAAAGCTCTACCACGCCAATGCATTCCGAGCGAGACATCCCTCGAAGATGCCTGCCTGGAAAGCCCGAGCTATCGAAAGGAAAGCATCAGAACGAGTCGAAAGGTTGGCTAAGGAAAACCGACTAACGTTCTGGGCCAAGGCCCTTGACACGGTGATCGATAGAATTCATGAGGCTCAGTTCTGCGGAATAGTCCTTGATTATGACGGCACCCTATGTAGCGAGGATGAGCGATTCAAGCCGCTGCCGGAAGAGATGGCAGATGCACTTACTTCGCTTCTTGAATCAGGTGCACGTCTCGGCTTTGCTACCGGTCGTGGTAAGTCCGTAACGAAACGCTTATGTGAAGCATTGCCCAAAAAGCATTGGCCCGAAGTAACTGTTGGATATTACAACGGCGGCCAAATTCTCACGCTTGATAAGTGCGACTCTCTAGATGGCAATGATCACGTTGCAGAGGAACTCTCACTGATATCCAAGGCAATCAATTCCGACCGGCTGCTTTCCCGAGGTAACATAACTCTTCGGTATCGACAGATCACATTGTCTAACCCGCGAGGTATGTCGCTTGACGCCCTCACTGAACACGTTGAAGCATTAGTACACCGTGTAGCTGGTAACGGCCTTCGGGTGATGAGATCCGGACATTCCGTCGATGTAGTGCCTGATTCAGTATCGAAAGTGGCCGTTGTTGAACGCCTTTTGGAGCAGAGCCCGAGTGGTGCGTCTGACGCTGTATTGCGGATCGGCGACCGTGGCCGCTGGCCAGGAAACGACGCACAATTGCTAGCCAGTCCCTATGGACTCAGCGTGCATCAAGTCTCCTCCGATGCCTATTCCTGCTGGAATATAGCTCCGCCAGGGCAGAGAGGCTGGCAAGCCACCCTCTGGTATCTACGTCACTTGAAGGTATCGAAGAGAGGTACTCGATTCCGCCTTCCCACCTTCAAGGAGGATTAG
- a CDS encoding DEAD/DEAH box helicase family protein, whose product MTDYHAKLFAHDLTKRCASDNVEKLTAVLSDAQVDLNPHQIEAALFAFRNPLSKGAILADEVGLGKTIEAGLLIAQKWAESGRRILVIAPANLRKQWAQELADKFFLPSAILEARTFNECVRSGNLNPFEQDAVIICSYQFCRKMEPYIRQTKWDLIVIDEAHRLRNVYKPNNKIANAIKQAIAPYRKVLLTATPLQNTLLELYGLVSIIDDYAFGDFKTYRAKFTRLGDNADFTDLKERLATVCKRTLRRQVLEYIKYTNRHALVQEFVPSDDEQKLYDLVSSYLQQPTLYALPASQRSLMTLILRKLLASSTYAISDTLSGLAQKLEIAAAKATAVDAPPEQVAQDLEDFDELADEWEPDEAEEAEDGKPTYSPEQLADLRQETAKLREFHELAKSIARNSKGEVLLTALRRGFDAAAQSPGVDGNTAVQQKALIFTESRRTQEYLYRILEQTEFAGRVMLFNGTNSDKASKDIYRRWLEKHQGTDRVSGSPAADMRAALVDYFRDEAAIMIATEAAAEGINLQFCNLVVNYDLPWNPQRIEQRIGRCHRYGQKRDVVVVNFLNKNNAADQRVYQLLDEKFRLFDGVFGASDEVLGAVESGVDFEKRIASIYQRCRTPEQIQQEFDELQRELDEEIAAGQRDAREKLLDNFDQEVIEKVRIESSGLLDRFNAQLWAVTKHLLADAARFEEEGYSFQLTRNPFPGETIHPGPYRIGKHIEDANTYRVGHPLAQRLLEQAKSLATPVAELTFNYSGARKNIAVLNGLVGKSGWLSAVRLTITSLDSEEIILLVGTDDTGNTLDANQCRRLFDLPASSGHSVDLSPNVRKSLDDATEFGQSRALGDISARNAHWFDLEMEKLDRWAEDLKDGIEREIKELETEIKVAKREARQAASLEQKVAQQRQVKDMERKLKDKRKQRDEAQDEIENRKDNLIEEIEAKLAQDVKRTELFAVRWRLA is encoded by the coding sequence ATGACAGACTACCACGCCAAGCTGTTTGCCCATGACCTCACCAAGCGATGCGCTTCCGACAATGTCGAAAAGCTCACCGCCGTGCTGTCGGACGCGCAGGTAGACCTCAATCCGCACCAGATCGAAGCCGCACTCTTCGCCTTCCGCAATCCGCTCTCCAAGGGAGCAATCCTCGCTGATGAAGTAGGCCTCGGCAAAACGATTGAAGCCGGACTGTTGATCGCCCAGAAATGGGCGGAGTCAGGTCGGCGGATTCTCGTCATCGCCCCGGCCAACCTCCGCAAGCAATGGGCACAGGAACTCGCCGACAAGTTCTTCCTACCGTCGGCCATCCTGGAGGCCCGAACCTTCAACGAATGTGTCCGCTCCGGCAACCTCAACCCGTTCGAGCAGGATGCGGTCATCATCTGTTCGTATCAGTTCTGCCGGAAGATGGAGCCCTATATCCGCCAGACGAAGTGGGACTTGATCGTGATCGACGAAGCGCATCGGCTGCGCAACGTCTATAAGCCCAACAACAAGATCGCCAACGCCATCAAGCAGGCCATCGCGCCCTACCGCAAGGTGCTGCTCACCGCCACGCCACTTCAGAACACCCTGTTGGAACTGTACGGACTGGTTTCGATCATTGATGACTATGCATTTGGCGACTTCAAGACGTACCGGGCCAAGTTCACCCGGCTCGGCGACAATGCCGACTTCACGGACCTGAAAGAGCGGCTTGCGACCGTCTGTAAGCGGACGCTTCGCCGCCAGGTGCTCGAATACATCAAGTACACCAACCGCCATGCACTGGTGCAGGAATTTGTACCCAGCGATGACGAGCAGAAGCTCTATGACCTGGTGTCATCTTATTTACAGCAGCCAACACTCTACGCACTGCCCGCCAGCCAGCGCTCGCTCATGACGCTGATTCTGCGCAAGCTGCTTGCATCCTCGACCTATGCCATTTCCGACACGTTAAGCGGACTTGCCCAGAAACTGGAAATAGCGGCAGCGAAGGCAACCGCCGTCGATGCGCCGCCGGAACAGGTGGCCCAGGACCTGGAGGATTTCGACGAACTGGCCGACGAATGGGAACCCGACGAAGCGGAAGAGGCAGAAGATGGCAAACCCACCTATTCGCCGGAGCAGTTAGCGGATTTGCGACAGGAAACTGCGAAGCTGCGCGAGTTCCATGAACTGGCCAAGTCCATCGCCCGAAACTCGAAAGGGGAGGTACTTCTCACCGCCCTGCGGCGCGGCTTCGATGCCGCCGCACAATCGCCCGGCGTGGACGGTAATACCGCCGTCCAGCAGAAGGCATTGATCTTCACCGAATCCCGCCGCACGCAAGAGTACCTCTACCGCATCCTGGAGCAAACCGAGTTCGCTGGCCGGGTCATGCTCTTCAATGGAACCAACAGCGACAAGGCTTCCAAAGACATCTACCGCCGGTGGCTCGAAAAGCATCAGGGCACTGACCGCGTCTCCGGATCGCCTGCCGCCGACATGCGCGCGGCACTCGTGGACTATTTCCGGGACGAAGCCGCCATCATGATCGCAACGGAAGCGGCTGCCGAGGGAATCAATCTTCAGTTTTGCAACCTCGTGGTCAACTACGACCTCCCCTGGAACCCCCAACGGATTGAGCAGCGGATCGGCCGCTGCCATCGCTATGGGCAGAAACGCGACGTGGTCGTCGTCAACTTCCTCAACAAGAACAACGCCGCCGACCAGCGCGTCTACCAACTCCTCGACGAGAAGTTCCGCCTGTTCGACGGCGTATTCGGAGCCAGTGACGAAGTGCTGGGGGCCGTGGAATCCGGCGTCGACTTCGAGAAGCGCATTGCCTCCATCTATCAGCGATGCCGCACGCCGGAGCAGATTCAGCAGGAGTTTGACGAACTGCAACGCGAATTGGATGAAGAGATCGCCGCCGGCCAAAGAGATGCGCGCGAGAAGCTCCTGGACAATTTCGATCAGGAAGTCATCGAGAAAGTCCGCATCGAAAGCAGTGGTCTGCTCGACCGGTTCAATGCCCAGCTATGGGCCGTCACGAAACACCTTCTTGCCGATGCCGCACGCTTTGAGGAGGAAGGCTACAGCTTTCAGCTCACGCGAAACCCTTTTCCGGGCGAGACGATCCATCCAGGGCCATACCGGATCGGCAAGCATATCGAGGATGCCAATACCTACCGGGTCGGCCATCCGCTGGCGCAGCGGCTGCTTGAACAGGCAAAATCGCTGGCCACCCCAGTCGCAGAGCTGACCTTCAACTATTCCGGTGCGCGCAAGAATATCGCTGTCCTGAACGGCCTCGTCGGAAAGTCCGGCTGGCTGAGCGCCGTGCGGCTGACGATCACATCGCTCGATTCGGAAGAGATCATCCTGCTTGTCGGCACTGATGACACCGGCAATACGCTTGATGCTAACCAGTGCCGCAGGCTCTTTGACCTGCCAGCAAGCTCCGGCCATTCTGTCGACCTGTCGCCCAACGTTCGGAAATCGCTCGACGACGCCACTGAATTCGGGCAAAGTCGTGCCTTGGGGGACATATCCGCCCGCAACGCCCACTGGTTCGACCTTGAAATGGAAAAGCTCGACCGCTGGGCCGAAGACCTGAAGGACGGCATCGAGCGCGAGATCAAGGAACTCGAAACCGAGATCAAGGTTGCCAAACGCGAGGCCAGGCAAGCGGCAAGCCTGGAGCAGAAGGTCGCGCAGCAGCGGCAGGTAAAGGACATGGAGCGAAAGCTGAAAGACAAGCGCAAGCAACGGGACGAGGCCCAGGACGAGATCGAGAACCGCAAGGACAACCTCATCGAGGAAATTGAGGCGAAACTCGCCCAGGACGTGAAGCGCACGGAGCTATTCGCGGTTCGTTGGAGGCTCGCCTGA
- a CDS encoding site-specific DNA-methyltransferase yields MMAKKTKLELTWIGKDDCPRLEPRVLLEDPSKSYHAAVRVTDNDSFDNRLIYGDNLLALKALEHDFTGKIRCIFIDPPYNTGAAFEHYDDGVEHSLWLSLMRQRLDLLHRLLTPDGSLWVTIDDVECHYLKVLCDEVFGRSNFVLSVAWEKDQGRRNDTDFSSAHDHILVYAKERDTWRRKRNLLPRTDALNARYKNPDNDPRGPWLQGDNGTAKSGSEKLRFPITLPSGRQVLPPQGNYWRFSPESFEIARKDNRVWFGRNGDSLPVIKRYLTDVQEGVVPRSWWPADEAGSNQSAKRDHLRKLLPDIEPFATPKPEQLLHRILTISTDPGDLVLDSFAGSGTTGAVAHKMGRNWIMVELGEHCHTHIMPRLKKVIDGEDPGGVSETLGWKGGGGYRYYTLAPSLLQQDQFGNWIINKQYNAPMLAQAVCKIEGFTYAPSDSVYWQHGHSTESDFIYVTTQTLTRQQIEALAEDVGPKRSLVIYCHAFRVKNVAEFPNLTLKKIPKTVLTKCEWGKDDYSLEIKELKPAEPEPSSDPPSPRRRRRGSSDQPTLFALEGEKS; encoded by the coding sequence ATGATGGCCAAGAAGACGAAGCTAGAACTGACCTGGATTGGCAAGGACGACTGCCCACGCCTAGAGCCTCGCGTGTTGCTTGAGGACCCGTCTAAGTCGTATCACGCCGCCGTGCGCGTGACCGATAATGACAGCTTCGATAATCGGTTGATCTACGGCGATAACTTGCTGGCCCTGAAAGCGCTGGAGCATGATTTCACGGGAAAGATACGCTGTATCTTCATTGATCCCCCGTACAACACCGGAGCTGCTTTTGAGCACTATGACGACGGCGTTGAGCATTCGTTGTGGCTATCACTAATGCGGCAACGACTCGATCTGCTTCACCGGCTGCTGACGCCTGACGGCTCATTGTGGGTCACTATCGATGACGTGGAATGCCACTACTTGAAGGTATTGTGTGACGAAGTGTTTGGCCGCAGTAACTTCGTCCTCTCAGTCGCTTGGGAGAAAGATCAGGGTCGACGTAATGACACCGACTTCTCTAGCGCACACGATCATATTCTCGTTTATGCGAAGGAGAGAGATACTTGGAGGCGAAAGCGTAACTTGCTTCCCCGGACTGATGCTCTAAATGCTCGATACAAGAACCCGGATAATGACCCAAGAGGCCCCTGGCTTCAAGGCGATAACGGGACCGCCAAGAGCGGATCGGAAAAGCTCAGGTTTCCCATTACTTTGCCTTCAGGAAGGCAAGTTCTGCCCCCTCAAGGAAACTATTGGAGATTCTCACCGGAGTCCTTTGAGATCGCACGTAAGGACAATCGCGTATGGTTTGGTCGAAACGGCGATAGTCTCCCAGTAATCAAGCGATATCTGACTGATGTCCAGGAAGGTGTTGTGCCTCGAAGTTGGTGGCCGGCGGACGAGGCTGGATCAAATCAATCTGCAAAGCGTGACCATCTAAGGAAGCTCCTGCCAGACATCGAACCGTTCGCCACGCCAAAGCCAGAGCAATTGCTGCATAGAATCCTAACAATCTCAACAGACCCCGGTGATTTAGTCCTCGATTCCTTTGCCGGCTCGGGTACTACGGGTGCAGTCGCCCACAAGATGGGCCGCAACTGGATCATGGTTGAACTCGGCGAGCACTGCCATACGCACATAATGCCTCGCCTCAAGAAAGTGATCGATGGCGAAGACCCAGGTGGTGTGAGTGAAACGCTCGGGTGGAAGGGCGGCGGTGGTTACCGCTACTACACGCTCGCGCCGTCGTTACTTCAGCAAGATCAGTTCGGCAACTGGATCATCAACAAGCAGTACAACGCGCCAATGCTTGCCCAGGCCGTCTGCAAGATCGAGGGCTTTACCTACGCCCCGAGTGATAGCGTCTATTGGCAGCACGGGCACTCGACCGAGAGCGACTTCATCTACGTCACAACCCAGACATTGACCCGCCAGCAAATCGAGGCGCTTGCCGAAGATGTTGGCCCCAAACGCTCGCTGGTCATCTACTGCCATGCATTCCGCGTTAAGAACGTCGCGGAGTTCCCGAACCTGACCCTCAAGAAGATTCCGAAGACCGTCCTCACCAAATGCGAGTGGGGTAAGGACGACTACAGCCTGGAGATCAAGGAGTTGAAGCCCGCCGAGCCCGAACCAAGTTCCGATCCGCCGTCTCCAAGACGCCGCCGCAGAGGATCATCCGATCAACCGACATTGTTCGCGCTGGAAGGAGAAAAGTCATGA
- a CDS encoding DEAD/DEAH box helicase family protein: MSLQHVNAVANRLSLRPPQRESLQILDRLCEIVDFQKSTDLAAALEVIKSEYPSIQDFEREFPSLCFALATGVGKTRLMGAFIAYLFRAEGIRHYFVLAPNLTIYNKLIADFTPNTPKYVFQGISEFAIDPPEIITGDNYESGRGVRGGRLFDDNVHINIFNISKINSEVRGGAAPRIKRLSEYVGESYFDYLSKLDDLVLLMDESHRYRASAGVKAINELKPILGLELTATPQIMQGQRAIPFKNVIYSYPLSKALDDGFVKAPCVATRENFNASNYDRDGLERLKLEDGIHIHEETKVQLEVFAREHDVKRVKPFMLVVAEDTTHASKLRAIVEADDFFAGQYRGKVAEVHSNQRGEERDENVQKLLAVENPEDATEIVIHVDQLKEGWDVTNLYTIVPLRAFNSRTLIEQAIGRGLRLPYGKRVGVPAVDRLTIVAHDKFQDIIDEANRGDSILKMGLVVIGKDIPDKHSKAVEIPTNLEQRLIGTPSQDGQPEPKQKPLFNTEPERKAAKAALDAIQHFERLHSSRDLKSKEVQEQIASRVAEAIRPAQQALPTMEEEVDVKQVVAQVTSQFIEMSIDIPKIVVVPSDDATYGFRDFDLDCKNIRLQPVSKDILIQNLQNNERYKLQDSSGAATEQRYEDYLIRGLIDFDDISYDEHAELLYKIAGQMVAHLRSYLADDDEVLNVLVCHNRQLVDAIYAQMQQHYFETATSYEVKITKGFRTLHSTNVLAAADEDIRPFRQPVEDRKYIRGMVFGGFAKCLYPSQKFDSDSERRFAVILENDDAALKWFKPGRGIFAIHYRSGIEESDYEPDFVVETKNGKYLCEPKQKDMLGDPVVIAKAEAASEWCRNASQVTGTPWTYLLIPHDAIDESKTLAGLAATYEYQSQERMA; this comes from the coding sequence ATGAGCCTTCAGCACGTCAATGCCGTCGCCAATCGATTAAGCCTACGTCCACCGCAGCGTGAGTCGCTCCAGATTCTGGATCGCCTTTGCGAAATCGTCGATTTCCAGAAGTCGACCGACCTCGCAGCCGCCCTTGAGGTCATCAAGTCCGAATACCCCTCTATCCAGGACTTCGAGCGCGAGTTCCCCTCCCTGTGCTTCGCCCTGGCTACCGGCGTCGGCAAGACGCGCCTGATGGGAGCCTTCATTGCCTACCTCTTCCGCGCAGAGGGAATCCGCCATTACTTCGTCCTCGCGCCGAACCTGACCATCTACAACAAGCTGATTGCCGACTTCACGCCGAACACGCCCAAATACGTGTTCCAAGGCATCAGCGAGTTTGCAATTGATCCGCCCGAGATCATCACCGGCGACAACTACGAAAGCGGCCGGGGTGTTCGTGGCGGCAGACTCTTCGACGACAACGTTCACATCAACATCTTCAACATCTCAAAGATAAACTCCGAAGTGCGCGGCGGCGCTGCGCCCAGGATCAAGCGGTTAAGCGAGTATGTCGGCGAAAGCTACTTCGACTACCTCTCCAAGCTCGACGACCTGGTCCTCCTGATGGACGAGTCCCACCGCTACCGGGCCTCGGCCGGGGTGAAGGCCATCAATGAACTCAAGCCTATCCTTGGCCTGGAACTGACGGCCACGCCGCAGATCATGCAGGGTCAGCGCGCGATTCCCTTCAAGAACGTGATCTACAGCTATCCGCTCTCCAAAGCATTGGACGACGGATTCGTCAAAGCGCCCTGTGTGGCCACACGCGAGAACTTCAATGCCAGCAACTACGACCGCGACGGACTGGAGCGGCTCAAACTCGAAGACGGCATCCACATCCACGAAGAGACCAAGGTCCAGCTCGAAGTCTTCGCCCGCGAGCATGATGTCAAACGGGTCAAGCCCTTCATGCTGGTAGTTGCTGAGGATACGACGCACGCGAGCAAGCTCCGCGCGATTGTCGAGGCAGACGATTTCTTCGCCGGCCAGTACCGGGGCAAAGTCGCCGAAGTCCACTCGAATCAACGCGGCGAGGAACGGGATGAGAACGTTCAGAAGTTGCTTGCCGTCGAGAATCCAGAAGATGCCACCGAGATCGTGATCCACGTTGACCAGCTCAAGGAAGGCTGGGACGTTACCAACCTCTACACGATAGTGCCCCTGCGGGCCTTCAATTCCCGAACGCTGATCGAGCAGGCGATCGGTCGCGGCCTCCGTTTACCCTACGGCAAGCGTGTTGGGGTTCCTGCCGTTGATCGATTGACCATCGTCGCACACGACAAGTTCCAGGACATCATCGACGAAGCCAATCGCGGCGACTCTATCCTCAAGATGGGCCTGGTGGTGATCGGCAAGGACATCCCGGACAAGCACTCGAAGGCCGTCGAGATTCCGACGAACTTGGAGCAGCGGTTGATCGGCACTCCGTCGCAGGACGGGCAGCCGGAGCCCAAGCAAAAGCCGCTGTTCAATACCGAGCCTGAACGCAAGGCGGCAAAAGCCGCGCTCGACGCCATCCAACACTTCGAGCGACTTCACAGCTCCCGCGACCTGAAGTCCAAGGAAGTGCAGGAGCAGATTGCAAGCCGGGTTGCCGAAGCCATCCGGCCAGCCCAACAGGCCCTGCCGACGATGGAGGAAGAAGTTGACGTCAAGCAGGTCGTGGCACAAGTCACTTCGCAGTTCATCGAGATGTCGATCGATATTCCCAAGATCGTGGTCGTCCCCTCAGACGATGCCACGTACGGATTCCGCGACTTCGACCTCGACTGCAAGAACATCCGGCTGCAGCCGGTATCCAAGGACATCCTCATTCAGAACCTCCAGAACAACGAGCGGTACAAGCTCCAGGACTCTTCGGGAGCCGCCACCGAACAGCGCTATGAGGACTATCTGATTCGCGGGCTGATTGACTTTGACGATATCAGCTACGACGAACATGCCGAGTTGCTCTACAAGATCGCCGGGCAGATGGTCGCGCATCTCCGCTCGTACCTCGCAGATGACGACGAAGTCCTAAACGTGCTGGTCTGCCATAACCGCCAGCTCGTCGATGCGATCTATGCCCAGATGCAGCAGCATTACTTCGAGACAGCCACTTCCTACGAGGTCAAGATCACCAAGGGCTTCCGCACCCTGCACTCGACCAACGTGCTCGCGGCAGCGGACGAGGACATCCGCCCGTTTCGTCAGCCTGTTGAGGACCGCAAATATATTCGCGGAATGGTCTTCGGCGGCTTCGCCAAGTGCCTTTACCCCTCGCAGAAGTTCGACTCGGATTCGGAACGCCGATTTGCCGTCATTCTTGAAAACGACGATGCTGCATTGAAATGGTTCAAGCCGGGGCGCGGCATCTTCGCCATCCACTACCGGTCAGGCATTGAGGAAAGCGACTACGAGCCCGACTTTGTAGTCGAGACAAAGAACGGCAAGTATCTCTGTGAACCGAAACAGAAAGACATGCTGGGCGACCCCGTCGTCATTGCCAAGGCCGAGGCGGCATCCGAATGGTGCCGCAACGCCTCCCAGGTAACCGGCACGCCCTGGACGTATCTACTCATTCCGCATGACGCGATTGATGAGTCAAAGACACTCGCAGGATTGGCAGCGACGTATGAGTATCAGTCACAGGAGCGAATGGCATGA
- a CDS encoding Abi family protein, which yields MSSGPPAKVPYAKPWLSVADQVSKLEARGLQVDDRPDAESFLRHVNYYRFAGYCLAFEQPRHSFPKGVTFEQVKFAYTFDGQLRDLFTEALELIEIDLCTSVAHSFGRKYGAFGHTLAAHFHNRFDFNTTHATWLSKLHEETKRSRELFVNHFRRKYAEYPNLPIWAATEVMSFGGLSRMVAALHKHDRQAIAQEYGVSAKVLSSVTHHFAYVRNLCAHHARLWDRIWSIKPELPREADWSRPNIVSNERLYTTLLLMRKLLLRSAQIRPDADAWRDRVNTLLSSPPAARNAAVLMGLPNNWTQHPVWL from the coding sequence ATGAGCAGTGGACCTCCTGCCAAGGTGCCCTACGCCAAACCCTGGCTTTCAGTCGCCGATCAGGTCTCCAAGCTGGAGGCTCGCGGCCTACAGGTCGATGACCGCCCGGATGCTGAGTCATTCCTGCGGCACGTCAATTACTACCGTTTCGCGGGCTATTGCCTTGCCTTCGAGCAACCGAGGCATTCCTTCCCCAAGGGCGTGACCTTCGAGCAGGTGAAATTCGCCTACACGTTCGACGGCCAGCTTAGGGATCTGTTCACCGAAGCGCTCGAACTCATCGAGATCGACCTCTGCACCTCCGTCGCCCATTCCTTCGGACGGAAATACGGCGCGTTCGGCCATACGCTCGCCGCACACTTTCATAATCGCTTCGACTTCAACACCACTCACGCGACCTGGCTCAGTAAGCTCCACGAAGAGACGAAGCGATCGCGTGAGCTTTTCGTCAACCACTTCCGCCGCAAGTACGCGGAGTACCCGAACCTGCCTATCTGGGCCGCCACCGAGGTAATGTCCTTCGGCGGACTCTCTCGGATGGTCGCGGCGCTGCATAAGCACGATCGGCAGGCCATTGCCCAGGAGTACGGCGTCTCCGCGAAGGTGCTCTCCAGCGTGACGCACCACTTCGCCTATGTACGAAACCTCTGTGCCCACCATGCGCGACTTTGGGATCGAATCTGGTCGATCAAACCCGAGTTGCCCCGCGAGGCCGACTGGTCACGGCCGAATATTGTCAGTAATGAACGGCTCTATACGACACTGCTTCTCATGCGAAAGCTGCTCCTGAGAAGCGCCCAAATACGTCCCGACGCTGATGCGTGGCGCGACCGGGTCAACACTCTCCTATCGAGCCCGCCGGCAGCACGGAATGCGGCCGTGCTGATGGGGCTCCCAAACAATTGGACACAGCATCCCGTGTGGTTGTAG